In Caloramator sp. E03, the sequence GTTTGTTGAAGTAGCGATGGATCTTATGCAGCCTAAAATTATGGCAGATATTATTGATATAGGAGTTGGTAACAAAAATATTGCTTATGTTTTATCATCTGGATGGAAAATGATTTTGGTAGCATTAATTGGTCTTATAGGCGGTGCTGGATGTTCCGTGTTTTCATCAATAGCAGCTATGAATTTAGGAGAAAAATTAAGACAAAGCCTTTTTGAAAAAATACAAACCTTTTCTTTTTTAGAGATAGATAAATTTAAGACTTCCTCCCTTATTACGCGTCTAACAAATGATGTTACTCAATTCCAGACTATGTTTCTTATGGCGTTAAGAATTGCAGTTAGAGCACCACTTTTATGTATAGGTGGTATTATAATGGCTATATCCTTAAGTAGAAAGCTGTCAATTATTTTTTTAATTGTAATTCCACTGATTATATTATCGGTTATAGTTATATTTGCAAAATCCTTTCCTCTATTTTCAGCTGTTCAGGAAAAGATTGATAAGATAAATACTGTTATGCGTGAGAGTATTTTGGGAGTGCGTGTAATAAAAGCATTTACTATTGAAGAAAGTCAAGAAAAAAGATTTAGCAATGCCAATTATGATTTAATGCAAACGTCTATTAAAGCTCAGAATATGAATATGATGCTTTGGCCTATTGTAACTATTTTAATGAACTTAAGTGTTATTGCTGTATTATGGTTTGGAGGTCATTTAGTAAATAACGGGACGTTAGAAATAGGAAAGATAATGGCTTTTATTAACTATCTTATTCAGATTATGAATTCATTAATTATGGTAGTTATGCTTGTATTAAATTTTTCACGTGCAAAGGCATCAGCTGATAGAATAAATGAAGTATTAAATACTGTACCATCTATACAAGATAGCAACTCTGCTGCTGATATGAAAAGTTTTGATATTGAATTTAAAAATGTTTCTTTTAAATATAGTGAACATAGTGAATATGTATTGACAGATATTTCTTTTAAGATAAAACAGGGAGAAAAAGTTGGAATAATAGGAGCGACTGGAGCAGGAAAAAGTTCTCTTGTTAGTTTAATCCCTCGTCTATATGATGCAACTGAAGGGCAGATTTTAATTGGAGGTATTGATGTAAAAAATATTAAACTAAAAGATTTGAGAAAAAACATAGGGGTTGTATTACAAGATAGTATATTGTTTTCGGGAACCATTGAGGATAATTTGAAATTCGGAAACAGTAATGCAGACTTTGAAACAATTGAAAATGCAGCTATGGATGCTCAGGCCTTTGAATTTATAAAAGAAAAGGAGAATGGCTATCAAAGCATTGTAGAACAAAGAGGGAAAAATTTTTCAGGAGGGCAAAAACAGCGTTTATCTATTGCAAGGACTTTGATAAGAAATCCAAAAATATTAATTTTGGATGATTCATCAAGTGCCCTTGATATGGC encodes:
- a CDS encoding ABC transporter ATP-binding protein, with protein sequence MFKLLKYLKGSAIICAIIAPIMMFVEVAMDLMQPKIMADIIDIGVGNKNIAYVLSSGWKMILVALIGLIGGAGCSVFSSIAAMNLGEKLRQSLFEKIQTFSFLEIDKFKTSSLITRLTNDVTQFQTMFLMALRIAVRAPLLCIGGIIMAISLSRKLSIIFLIVIPLIILSVIVIFAKSFPLFSAVQEKIDKINTVMRESILGVRVIKAFTIEESQEKRFSNANYDLMQTSIKAQNMNMMLWPIVTILMNLSVIAVLWFGGHLVNNGTLEIGKIMAFINYLIQIMNSLIMVVMLVLNFSRAKASADRINEVLNTVPSIQDSNSAADMKSFDIEFKNVSFKYSEHSEYVLTDISFKIKQGEKVGIIGATGAGKSSLVSLIPRLYDATEGQILIGGIDVKNIKLKDLRKNIGVVLQDSILFSGTIEDNLKFGNSNADFETIENAAMDAQAFEFIKEKENGYQSIVEQRGKNFSGGQKQRLSIARTLIRNPKILILDDSSSALDMATEAKLQNAIKKRMRDNTVIIIAQRISAVCDADKIIVLDNGKVSAIGTHKELLKENEIYRSIAVSQLGEEVLLNA